The nucleotide window CGGCGACTCGAGCCGAACCTGGACGAGGGCGCTCGCACCCGGCTCCAGGTGCGGCCGGTCCAGCAGCTGCAGCCGTCCCAGCAGCTCGGCGCTGCCGTGATAGACGTGCACCGGCACCACGGCCTTGATTGCGCGGCCGAACGACTCCAACAGGTGGAAGCGGGCATAGAAAATCTGGGTGGGTGTGAAGCGGTCGGGCGCTGTCACGGCCTGCCCCCGGCGCAGGTCGGCCGGCTCCAGTCCGGCCAGGTTCAGTGCGGCCCGCTCGCCCGCCCGCGCCTCCTCCACCTCCTGCTCATAGACCTCGAGGTGGCGGACCTTCGCCTCCCGCCCGTCCGGCAGGATCGCCACGCGGTCGTTGCGGCGGAACACGCCCGACAGCACCGTCCCGGTGACCACGGTGCCGAAACCCCGAATGACGAACACCCGGTCGATGAAGAGGCGCGGAGTGCCGCCGACGGACGGCTCGGCGATGCGGTCGGCCAGCCCGTGCAGCGCCGCCCGGAGCTCCGCCAGCCCCAGTCCCGTCACGGCGCTGGTCCGGATCACCGGCGCCGTCTCCAGGAACGAGCCGCGGACCAGGCGGCGGACATCATCTTCCGCCAGCTCCTGGTACTCCTCCGCCACGAGATCGCACTTGGTCAGGGCGATCACCCCGTCGGTGATTCCGAGCAGGCGGATGATCTCAAAGTGCTCGCGGGTCTGGGGCATGACGCCCTCGTCGGCCGCGACCACCAGCAGGACGCCGGCGATGCCGCCGGCGCCCGCCAGCATGTTCTTGATGAACCTTTCATGGCCGGGCACGTCGATGAAGCCGATGCGGTACGGCGGATCCGCCCATGGGGCGAAGCCGATGTCGATGGTGATCCCCCGCTCCTTCTCCTCCTTGAGCCGGTCGGCGTCCACGCCGGTGAGGCTCTTGAGCAGCGCGGTCTTGCCGTGATCGATGTGGCCGGCCGTTCCGAGAACGATGCTTTTGGCGAACGGATGCATCAGGCACGCTCCGCGTCACCGCCGGCCGCCGCCAGCACGACGGGCACCGGCGCGCCGCAGTCCGGGCAGACCGGTCGCGTCAGGCGCTGGCGGCGGATCCGGAAGCCGGTCCGTTCGATGAGCACGGCGCGGCAGGCGGGGCAGCAGGTGTTCTCCAGCTCGTGACCGGGCACGTTGCCGCAATAAATAAATTTCAGGCCGGCCCGGCATCCCTCGTCGTAGGCCAGTTCCAGCAGGGCCACCGGAGTGGGCGGGGCGTCCAGCATCCGGTAGTCGGGGTGGAAGGCCGACACGTGCCACGGGATCGCCGGATCCACTCCGGCGAGGAATTCGGCCACGGCGCGCAGCTCCGCTGCGTCGCTGTTGCGCCCAGGAATGATCAGCGTGGTCACCTCGAGGAACACGCCGGCGGCATGCAGGCGGCGGATGGAATCAAGCACCGGCTGCAACCGCGCGCCGCAGTAGCTGCGGTAAAATGCATCGGAGAAACTCTTCAGGTCCACGTTGGCCGCGTCGAGAAACTCCGCCATCGCCGCGGCGGCCTCGCTGCTCAT belongs to Acidobacteriota bacterium and includes:
- the amrS gene encoding AmmeMemoRadiSam system radical SAM enzyme; this encodes MVEAQLYERRGDGAVRCLLCSHYCVIGDGRRGICSVRECRGGRLFTRVADRLVAVHVDPIEKKPLFHFLPGSRSLSVAAVGCNFRCEFCQNHSISQYPREAADIPGDLTTPDELVAAAVRHRCDSLSYTYTEPTVFFELTRAAGLAARRAGLRNVYVTNGYMSSEAAAAMAEFLDAANVDLKSFSDAFYRSYCGARLQPVLDSIRRLHAAGVFLEVTTLIIPGRNSDAAELRAVAEFLAGVDPAIPWHVSAFHPDYRMLDAPPTPVALLELAYDEGCRAGLKFIYCGNVPGHELENTCCPACRAVLIERTGFRIRRQRLTRPVCPDCGAPVPVVLAAAGGDAERA
- the selB gene encoding selenocysteine-specific translation elongation factor; translated protein: MHPFAKSIVLGTAGHIDHGKTALLKSLTGVDADRLKEEKERGITIDIGFAPWADPPYRIGFIDVPGHERFIKNMLAGAGGIAGVLLVVAADEGVMPQTREHFEIIRLLGITDGVIALTKCDLVAEEYQELAEDDVRRLVRGSFLETAPVIRTSAVTGLGLAELRAALHGLADRIAEPSVGGTPRLFIDRVFVIRGFGTVVTGTVLSGVFRRNDRVAILPDGREAKVRHLEVYEQEVEEARAGERAALNLAGLEPADLRRGQAVTAPDRFTPTQIFYARFHLLESFGRAIKAVVPVHVYHGSAELLGRLQLLDRPHLEPGASALVQVRLESP